The DNA region CCGCGCCTCCTGCGCCGCCTCGACGGGCGTGATGCGATACAGCTCGTCGAGCAACGCCGTCTGGAACGAGGCGGGGCCGGCCGGCGCGGCGGCCGCGGCGCGCTCGGCACACAGGCCGAACACGGCCAGCGCGGCGGCGGTGGCC from Acidobacteriota bacterium includes:
- a CDS encoding hydroxyethylthiazole kinase (catalyzes the formation of 4-methyl-5-(2-phosphoethyl)-thiazole and ADP from 4-methyl-5-(2-hydroxyethyl)-thiazole and ATP); the protein is GQRLLAVANGHPLLGRVTGTGCAVSALVGAFAAAGRGDHVEATAAALAVFGLCAERAAAAAPAGPASFQTALLDELYRITPVEAAQEARIHAL